Below is a window of Schistocerca cancellata isolate TAMUIC-IGC-003103 chromosome 4, iqSchCanc2.1, whole genome shotgun sequence DNA.
ggattatggctcggaggatacATGACAGCAAcgcaataatgcttttcatgcaaccacaggatgttgtgttacgactaaaactgtgcgcaataggctgcataatgcgcaactttactcctgacgtccatggcgaggttcatcattgcagtcacgacaccatgcagcgccgtacagatgggcccaacaacatgctgaatggactgctcaggattggcatcacgttctcatcaccgatgagtattgcttattccttcaaccagacaatcgtcggagacgtgtttggaggcaacccagtcaggctgaacgccttagacactctgttcagctagtgcagcaaggtggaggttccctactgttttgtgtTGGCATTATGTCGGGCTgaaatacgccgctggtggtcatggaaggcgctgtaatggctgtacgatacgtgaatgtcatcctctgacTGACAGAGCAACCGTATCTGTAgcgtattgacgaggcattcgtcttcatggacgacaattcgcgcccccatcgtacacatcttgtgaatgacttccttcaggttaacgacaccgctcgactagagtggccagcatgttatccagacattaaTCAtaccaaacatgcctgggatatattaaaaagggctgtttatggacgacgtgacccaccaaccactctgagggacctacgccgaatcgccattgaggaatgagacaatctggaccaacagtgccttgatgaacttgtggataatatgccacgacaaatacagataatgcaagaggacgtgcttctgggtattagggttactggtgtgtacagcaatctgtatagtggtacaacctgcagtgtgtggttttcatgagcaataaaaagggtggaaatgatgtttatgttgatctctattccaattttcagtacattttttggaactctcggaactgaagtgatgcaaaaatttttttatgtgtttatatgtCGGGTCATAAGCCCAGGTGTGAACCCAAAGTTATCGGCAGCCtccttataaatttttataaagtgtccttagctaaagagcctTGTATTACCAGCTGGGatgactgcaatatacaactacagaatgaatcgcgtgtttgaccctgtgcaggactgtttacgtgttttaaactctaacaaactgTATTTATAATGTGTTTACCTGTGTTCTCCACCAACCATAGTCATACGATGTGAACTAACAAAAACATTACAAACAGTAACTGCGTGGATTCTTCTTCTTATTTCTTTTTAGCTAAGTtctgctgtatgtctattgagtTAATAGTGGTACATGGGAGTTTACCGCTATGTTTCATGTTTTCCTGGAAAAAAagagccatctgcctctaaactgtcatggatctgcattaaaggatgatacaaattggatggagtgatcggttgagtgGGGTTGTAGCGAGATATGATTTAATGGTACACTGATGATGCATACTAGGCAGAGGGAGGTGTTGCTCCATGCCATTTATCACGCATTTAACCagtttttccgttgttctctcgggGTGTATTAGTCGTGTGGTATAGTATACAATtgcgtgttttgtgtgtgtgtgacttggagAATTATCTatctgcgatcgttaacagcaaacgtcTCCATGCCACAGTCATCAGAGGGCTTCCAACGAATGTGAGATGATGAAACATATCCGTCAATGTAAAACCTGTTTCGTTGCCGTCAGAAGAATGAAGATGCCGTACTCCATTTTTctcacatcttggacataaatcgggtcttcagtttcatataggtaagaagcggctgttactatacttttcatgttcgtcctatccaaaatgcatCAAGTGGATCACTGGAGAGGGGTCAGGTCtttttagtaggttggtgtataACATGCGCAAATATTCTCGTAGAAAACCAAAAGCACATGGGTATCTCAGCAATACGATCATATACATACGGAAAACGGTGGAAAAAAATATGGGAAATAacataaaatcagtaaaattcgaggaaaacctcgtataataaaagaaattgacgtgaaatacgtataaattgagggaaatagcatgaaatatgtaaaatgacGAAAACCAAGAAGATTATggaaactgactgagaatacataaaactgGAGCCAAATACTATGAAAAGAGCATtgagcaaaatcaataaaattgctttttccGGCGGAGGAGAGTAAACTGATCTTACATATACACACCTTAATAGTCGAGAGTGGAGGCATTCTAGAGACGTGGCGTGAAGGCGAAACGGCAATATTATCCTGCACATGAGCAATACAACCCAACATCGGCCATAACTTCTGTGTGCCAGAGGAAGGTTACCAGGGGCGGTGGTAAACTTcagtaagactgttacatctcctctgaCTACTAATCGAGGTTTTTCTTCCTTCGTATGCATTTTCAGCTGTCTACGATCATTTCATAGGGCTGTTGTGAGCGTATCATAATTTCCGAACCGGAAATGGGGCTTGAACTTTGTAAACGACAGGCGCCATACATCTCtggaaacctatgtagtgtttttattacaaagaatcgatgttttcttcGTTGTTCAAGGTAGCAGCTTTATACTTTACAGTTTGTCACGATAGTTTATCATGGAGAAACTTGCAGGGAGAAAGTATGTCAAGCGCTGGGAATATATTTTTCACACTGGAACATTAACAGTGTTGTATTCCACATTACTTATAGGTCGGAAGCTGCGCCGCTGTAGCAACACATCGTTTTTTAAATGCAGAACCGTGAAGCCTTAGGactgtatgtgtttatgttccacgatAATTTATTTCTTACCaatccttcttggtactgaccccagacactagaacactACTTCTGAAATGACAGCACAGTtgattacgtaaaatgcttcaaactacgTCCTTCTGGAGCTCCAGCAtacataaaccacacgtttcttcttcataACCGTATATTATATCATCACAACTCTCTCATATCTGCTATACACCGACAAGGGGTGTTCACTTCCTCGACATGCGcgtatctggagagatcttgtacaCTTGGATGGGTGCTGTGGGTAATAATTGTGCGGAACAATATCCACTGAGCAGCAGTTCTGGACTCCGTTCGGTGTGCATAGTATGCATATAGTAGTCTCCTACTTATGGCCAGCTGCAAATTAGATTGGTGaagatgggcaatcgtaatcgtaaataaCGCACTGTGCGTGGTACTAGAAATATGTAGCTCATTATAGGATTCTGTCTGGTATAGTTAGGCATATATATGTTCGAGaaataacaatgaatggacgtactacacagtcatctatctacattcgctaTCTCgtatatggtactcgcaaagtagtggatggGTGGTTTaatgatgatacagaaactgggaagcacgCAGCCGCCTCATTGGTCCGtgctgaaattacagaaaaacttgtaaatttgctaaaattgttcacattgTCAACTGTGGTTCTTATTACAGTAAATACACATCGTCTGTTCATTCCCATGAGCCCACTggtacactgttcattaccacatgATGAtcaactgacatcacttgtttgagatggagagagagtgttAGTGAGAGCAACACCCTCCTAGGATGGCCTACACGAAAACAGTGATTGcacacatgactgcaatatgatggATCGATCAAAACAGGACACCTAGACACTGCTACCACATCATTGTAGCACATGACTTTAAATGTAGTAGTCATCAATCACCCTCGGACagttgtttgccggccggggtggccgagcggttctaggcgctacggtctggaaccgcgcgatcgctacggtcgcaggttcgaatcctgcctcaggcatggatgtgtgtgatgtccttaggttagttaggtttaagtagttctaagttctaggagactgatgacctcagaagttatgtcccatagtgctcagagccatttgaacagctgtttggaaatgcccCACAAAGCCACAAAACTCTACCAGTTTCCATATGTCATTTTGTCTTCTgcatatttttgtcaataagaagcaATGTCTCTGTCTTTcatttcaatcatcctgtgtgtATTGTGGAAGCaacagcagcataatttacaccatgcgatgCACAGTtatctgtgagagccaatggatcgagaCGTGTTAATGTCAGGTTAGCACCTGACACAAGTAGTAGGACAACCTTCGTGTCACCCCAATGACGTCATCCGAGATGGCGGCCATGAAGTCAGTTgatgacgtcatctaagatggcgACCGTGATGACAGATGATGAAGCAAGTGCCAGACCCCCCCTGCCACTAACCCCTggtgagaagtttgaattttggcgggaagatagtacaattgggctacctccattaacctaaccccCACCCCAGAAAATggaaggaagttcaaattccatcaagacaatgcagcacacctaagaaaatggcgggaaagaagggGCAATTGGGCTTAccccccactaacctaagtcacatcGCCCTAGGagctggtgggaagtttgaattttggagtacCTctactactaacctaagaaaaaatggcggaaatgaaagGACACTTCgactaacctcagtcacctgacacaccacctcctcctagggattcgtgggaaaaggactcaacctgcactgggtgctggagagaggaaggagtgtaattTACTTATTTTGGAACAAATAATTTGGGGATGGGgtgtatttatcacagtgatacagaacacacgatctggcatgccacacagcatacagacctgcaaactactcctaaataactcatgtataatccCCTACATatgtgcttgctaattgtaaactgtcaaaataacacactgcacagcctacagacatgcaaaccactcttaaataatgcaatacatttacgtccagagagccaaacaagtCGTaatttgtcaaaataataatccatgtaaaagactctgcaaacatgcttgcttatTGTTaattgtcgaaatcatgcaccagtatttatttaaacaattagagacagcatTACCATGCAGTGGGTTCGCCAGGAGGTCTGCACTCCAACTGATTGAGtatacagtaccaccaccagagaccaCTATCATACCTCTCATCAGTTCGACGACTTTCTCTCTCCTGTGATTCTAATGGGACACGTCTGATGTGCCTAGCCTGCATGCGCGCATGGTGACGTCATAGCATATAGCCTGCACACGCATACGGACGTCGCACctctatctaaataagcgccaagtcgtCCTCGGGGCAGTGCGACTGCATGTTCACCACTGCTGATGTCATTCCCATCTATACCTGCACTCCAGCGGAGACCCATTTGCAGAGCGACTCACCCTCACAGATGCTGTAGAAAAACTGTTCCACCACTCGCGACGTGTGTGTGACGCACATACTGACGTCACAGATTATGGAATAGAAATCTGCTCACGATTGTAATGGTACTTGTGTGATGTGTATAGCCAGAGTGCGCATAGTGACGTCACAGCGTACAGCCCACATACATATACAGATGTCAGATCGAGCAATAGAAATCTGCACTCAAATCATACAGAACACGTGGGAGCCACTGCCACCGGTCCCAACCCCGCCCTGGCTGCGTCCGCCACAGCATCACTCTGGTGTCCATGGGTTGCCCTCCCTCAGGCTAGAGGGATAGGGCTGCAGCAACCACACCTGCCACCACACCCCCAGTAAGTAGCCGCCCGCACCTCCTCTGCCGTCATATCCTTGCCGATCACATGAGGTACATCACACTCCCATGTCCACCTCACCACAGAACTCCAAGTCACACTCGCACTGATGCAACATGTGAAACGTCTCTCGGCGGCATGTGTGTTTATCATTTCTGCCACTATACCTACAGACACCACTATAGAAAccagttccagaatagcacaggctgctttccccTAGCAGTCCTAACGGAACATATGAGCTGCATCCAGCCATGCATACCCGCCCTATGTGACTGACACCCCACCCAGAAACTTCCACACGGCGGCtcgccatctaaaaggttctcaaagtTATTCTGACATCATATGGCTttgtaaaataaaagccaagtcgaccttcggaaattgtatagtgttctagaaatagttaatgctagcttacttgatgtctcagcttgtacgcatggaaattcttgccctaacaggacctgtttacgaaaatagaacggaataacgccgaatgcagtcCTCATGATAGCCCTAATGTGTCACCCCATCCATAACGTGTTACCCTtcatgctttcaacatacacaaacattctcaccgctttgtagagactcctatatcccagcacaaagaatgtgaatgaatcgagcattatgattggctcttatcgagtttacctgccgaattactgtTGCCattggtatcgaagcaccatccaccttttctttctttctgcagacgagaattTCTGCGATAAAATTATTTTGctcagatcgctaaattgcattgacagttaaacccccaaagttgtctacagatcatcaaatatatacaagactcacaagaatattggaagccagtaaCATGTTTaccagtgtaattacaattaaatattacgattgctgctacagtctgacaccgagtgatgtacaggtaatgtctcttcTTGATGGCTatgcttctggaacgaatctcagtatctgtagcacacataattttccacataaaaaatctctctcataccctcgtggttatcgatgtgctgaatctatatgtccctcacgataggacacacagtcatcctctctagtcatgccacaacataaaccacagtaattttacaatgcaatatacaGTATACACTTTTTAAACAACATaaggccacagtaactttacaatgcaatatagacacattttacacaaacagtgccatTATCTTTTGTATcagtacagcacccgaaaaaattgtGGTATGTCTACATTCACGCCAACTATATGTCACGACGCTTCTCCATTCTAGGGAGGCaccgtccaccttttctttctttctacagatgtgacattcagtggcaataaactattttacattgatcgccatattgcaccaacaactaaacctcacaaagtgccatatatatcgtcaaatacagaaaggctCTTACTCAATTCCACTACTCTCCCATGGAGGACacgagcttgaatattagagcgtgaaactgatctccaacccagcaatatatcactgcgtaccgtgtcaatgtagtaaacatacaattcatatcctccgcCTTACAGATATAAAAGTTAatggcactgtttgtgtaaaatatgtctatattgtattgtaaagttagtgtGGCCTTATGTTGTttaactctttgatgcacagattttatgtttaattaattttttaataaaacatgcattttctatgtctggtggggttgctaataaaggaaaacatgaattaaaattttttattgtattgattttggttttagatggtggtatatataatataccaccatgccacttagggccgtacctaaagtttttgagatatcttggtttgtgcttgtaactcacctttaaattctactctaagcagtaataattagtataattaatgtaaaataattttatttctggcaattggtcatttacaatacaaaatcaaattacaaaccttacaaataaaatatgtttcttattcctttttgtgaaaatcttgaaagcacctttttgttttgctaaggcacaaaggcactttgcattcagcgcacatccagaaagtgcgcacttgcttcttttttgtactgcatttcgcacaacgtctggcggtagtacgctctggctggtgggatgaattgtcgagacgctggcgtgaggaaacatatggcttgtttttctttacgtggacttgactctcatgaagtctagatggcctcaatggtgttttctgggttactaagctttgcaggatactcatcctgaagactttggcagtcattttttctctatcgcctagttccttccaaattatatagctgttgacgatactgacatcaagcaggtgaaagaatattcggtgccaccactttttacttctccggcttatttcatatgattttttcagttggtcgaacttgtcgacattgttcatgtgtgcattgtaatccatcactgcttgaggacaaggtagctctatgcgtgaaccatctctttcacggcgagtcactgtagtaacttcaggactgtgaaaatttgaaaggagatgaacagctctcttatctttccacttcaagtagaggatgccacagttgctgaccctccagtcaaattcacctctgcttaattctttgtctgtttttaatttgggtaaatgtttccttgttggttgaactgtcccacaggcatatatgtttctctgctgtaaaccagccaacaagttatagctattgaaatagttgtcgaaataaagataatggcctttatttacgagttcagaggacaaactcagcactacatgctccccaaggcctgtttgcactgtgtcacctacttttccggtgtaaatatcaaatttcaagttgtaagaggtcttgtcacacagcatccacactttgtaaccacgctttatgggtttatctctcatgtattgtttcatactgttgcggcctttgaatttgatcattgactcatcaattgctaggtgtttgctgggttggtaacacttggaaaaagattcagatagtatcttgatcactggtcgcagcttgtacagtttgtcataacctgggtgtcctttttctggatgcaatgtgttatcattcagatgaatgttcctcagtaaccatccaaaccgatttactgccatcagagatgcaatataacgatcatgaagttctggggcactagaccagtagtctctgtatgctggcatacgctttatacccatcaaaatgttgattcccaggaaagttcgtatttcattgtcagttgttggagtgaaagacttgccagattgcgtcgcatataaatttgtttggaaaacgattagctcaactagctcttttggaaatattttttcgaatatatcgataggttctggatcatcaatgtccctaataaaagcacttggtcctgattcactgtcgaactgcattcctgaggtagcattgaattgttgtccccaagttggcgctgtgtcagcagcgcgttttggcggagtggactcactttcttcctcgctctctgaaacttcgccttcagacgacacaatagcctccgcaacaatgcttgcttcataatcagattcgtcatctgtggtgtcaacagtggaatcctcgtctgatggaatttcacacaataatcgttcgatttcttcatctcgtaagcctcttcttgacattttcattttcaaacaacagcctgaatccaagtaaagaatacgtaagcaaaacaaaatggagaaagagctaaaataagtcacaacacaattaaaaactaaactttgtagcggaggatttcgaattttatactaggaaacgaaatgcaatagaatactgctacatgcacggtggtacaaataatataccaccaaaataaattgtatataaataacggaagattgtgcatatgaatgtatacatgggttcataccgtagctgtgacgtccaagatatggaaaaaacacaggcgcaacaagaaattcgttataaaccactattcacacgcaaaaaccatgcacaactcagcacgcagctttcacagttgtaatctatgcaattcttggcgggaactgattccttataggcagtgagtgccatctgtctgataagtagagaactaggtgagcatattagagtggtggtcgtgcagttaaaccactgtgcaaagagccaagaaaattttcaaaaggtggtatactatgtataccaccgtgctccaaagagttaaaatgtgtatatattgcattgtaaagttactgtggtttatgttgtggcatgactagagaggatgactgtgtgtcctatcgtgagggacatataggttcagcacatcgataaccacgagggtatgagagagattttttacatggaaaattatgtgtgctatagatactgagattcgttcccaaagcacagccgtcaagaggagacattacctgcacatcactcggtgtcagactgtagcagcaatcgtaatatttaattgtaattacactggtaaacttccaatattcttgtgagtcttgtatatatttgatgatctgtagacaactttgggggtttaactgtcaatgcaatttagcgatctgtgcaaaataattttatcgctgaaagtctcgtctgcagaaagaaagaaaaggtggatggtgcttcgataccgatGGCATCAGTAAACTCAATAAGAACCAATCATAATGCTCAGTTCATTCAGATCCTTTGTGGTGGGATACAgtagtctctacatag
It encodes the following:
- the LOC126184224 gene encoding piggyBac transposable element-derived protein 4-like; its protein translation is MSRRGLRDEEIERLLCEIPSDEDSTVDTTDDESDYEASIVAEAIVSSEGEVSESEEESESTPPKRAADTAPTWGQQFNATSGMQFDSESGPSAFIRDIDDPEPIDIFEKIFPKELVELIVFQTNLYATQSGKSFTPTTDNEIRTFLGINILMGIKRMPAYRDYWSSAPELHDRYIASLMAVNRFGWLLRNIHLNDNTLHPEKGHPGYDKLYKLRPVIKILSESFSKCYQPSKHLAIDESMIKFKGRNSMKQYMRDKPIKRGYKVWMLCDKTSYNLKFDIYTGKVGDTVQTGLGEHVVLSLSSELVNKGHYLYFDNYFNSYNLLAGLQQRNIYACGTVQPTRKHLPKLKTDKELSRGEFDWRVSNCGILYLKWKDKRAVHLLSNFHSPEVTTVTRRERDGSRIELPCPQAVMDYNAHMNNVDKFDQLKKSYEISRRSKKWWHRIFFHLLDVSIVNSYIIWKELGDREKMTAKVFRMSILQSLVTQKTPLRPSRLHESQVHVKKNKPYVSSRQRLDNSSHQPERTTARRCAKCSTKKKQVRTFWMCAECKVPLCLSKTKRCFQDFHKKE